A stretch of Gemmatimonas aurantiaca T-27 DNA encodes these proteins:
- a CDS encoding MarR family winged helix-turn-helix transcriptional regulator, translated as MPRSTPTPRSTNPDADPAPDPLVQQVGAGLFKLGLALRTHAWRENGPRGLTPTQAQVLALLHASAVPLRLSAVADGLAVTLPTASDAVKALVAKGFVEKTRADDDGRAIALTLTALGQDEARRGESGPEFVAAVVDALTPDEQAAFLRSLTKMVHTLQERGDIAPARMCVSCQFFRPWAHPEDGERPHHCAFVDAPFGDRALRLDCPDYLQEIDDVAEARFRRFEKTPSDGDLTAPRCAGAP; from the coding sequence GTGCCTCGATCCACGCCCACGCCTCGATCCACCAATCCTGATGCCGATCCGGCGCCGGATCCGCTCGTGCAGCAGGTCGGTGCCGGCCTGTTCAAACTCGGCCTGGCCCTCCGCACGCACGCGTGGCGGGAGAATGGTCCGCGTGGACTGACGCCAACCCAGGCGCAGGTACTCGCCCTGCTTCATGCGAGCGCCGTACCGTTGCGGCTTTCGGCGGTGGCCGATGGCCTGGCCGTCACGTTGCCCACGGCCAGTGATGCCGTGAAAGCGCTCGTGGCCAAAGGGTTCGTGGAGAAAACCCGCGCCGATGACGATGGCCGGGCCATTGCCCTCACATTGACGGCACTCGGTCAGGACGAGGCGCGCCGCGGAGAAAGTGGACCGGAGTTTGTCGCGGCCGTGGTCGATGCTCTCACACCCGACGAGCAGGCCGCTTTTCTGCGCTCACTCACGAAGATGGTGCACACGCTGCAGGAGCGCGGCGACATCGCGCCGGCCCGCATGTGCGTGAGCTGCCAGTTCTTTCGCCCCTGGGCACATCCAGAGGACGGCGAGCGCCCACATCACTGTGCTTTTGTCGACGCACCGTTTGGTGATCGGGCACTACGCCTGGATTGTCCGGACTACCTGCAGGAAATCGACGATGTGGCCGAGGCACGATTTCGCCGGTTCGAGAAGACACCGAGTGATGGCGACCTCACGGCGCCACGCTGTGCGGGAGCGCCATGA
- a CDS encoding ArsR/SmtB family transcription factor produces MVTGTTLDLARSAKLFHALSDETRLAILDMLRDGELCVCDLQTAFDAAQSRLSYHLKVLKAVGLVSDRLEGRWSYYSIIPNGLNEVHDIVRVLATEGASQRKLKVMGKCCG; encoded by the coding sequence ATGGTCACCGGCACTACTCTTGATCTGGCACGATCCGCCAAGCTCTTTCATGCTCTCTCAGATGAAACCCGCTTGGCGATTCTCGATATGCTCAGAGATGGCGAGCTCTGTGTGTGTGATCTGCAGACGGCCTTTGACGCGGCGCAGTCGCGGCTTTCCTACCACCTCAAGGTGCTCAAGGCCGTCGGATTGGTCTCTGATCGCCTAGAAGGCCGGTGGTCTTACTACTCGATCATCCCCAACGGCCTGAACGAAGTACATGACATCGTACGTGTACTGGCAACAGAAGGCGCCTCACAGCGCAAGCTGAAGGTGATGGGCAAGTGCTGCGGGTAG
- a CDS encoding arsenite methyltransferase, translating to MTTPVDVSDVVRSKYGEAARRVLNAEGAAAESCCGPVNSCCGGSAFNGMVDPITSNLYVNGESDVLPSAAMLASLGCGNPTALAQLNPGEVVLDLGSGGGIDVLLSARRVGPTGKAYGLDMTDDMLTLARKNATEAGVTNVEFLKGQIEHIPLPDASVDVIISNCVINLSGDKRRVLAEAFRVLKPGGRFAISDVVVRGEVPEAVRRSMELWVGCVAGALEETQFKALLTEVGFVGPDVEPTRMYKSEDARVFLNDAGIDVDANLDQIDGRFMAAFVRATKPVSTSPTSGACCGPDCCP from the coding sequence ATGACAACGCCCGTTGATGTTTCCGACGTGGTGCGTTCCAAGTACGGCGAGGCGGCCCGCCGTGTACTGAATGCGGAAGGGGCGGCGGCCGAAAGCTGCTGCGGCCCGGTCAATTCCTGCTGTGGCGGCAGTGCCTTCAATGGCATGGTCGATCCGATCACCAGCAATCTCTATGTGAACGGCGAGAGCGACGTGCTGCCGTCCGCCGCGATGCTGGCCTCGCTCGGGTGCGGCAATCCCACCGCGCTGGCTCAGCTCAATCCGGGCGAAGTGGTCCTGGATCTGGGCTCTGGCGGCGGCATCGACGTGCTGCTTTCCGCGCGGCGTGTCGGACCCACGGGAAAGGCCTACGGGCTCGATATGACCGACGACATGCTCACGCTCGCTCGGAAGAATGCGACTGAAGCGGGCGTGACCAATGTCGAGTTTCTGAAGGGACAGATCGAACACATTCCTCTGCCCGATGCCTCAGTCGATGTCATCATCTCGAACTGTGTCATCAACCTCTCCGGTGACAAGCGCCGCGTGCTCGCGGAAGCGTTTCGGGTCCTCAAGCCTGGCGGCCGCTTCGCGATCAGCGATGTCGTTGTGCGGGGAGAGGTTCCCGAAGCCGTGCGCCGCAGCATGGAGCTGTGGGTGGGCTGTGTCGCCGGCGCGCTCGAGGAAACCCAGTTCAAGGCTCTGCTCACAGAGGTCGGGTTTGTTGGCCCCGACGTGGAACCCACGCGCATGTACAAGAGTGAAGATGCGCGGGTGTTCCTGAATGATGCCGGGATCGATGTCGATGCCAATCTCGATCAGATCGACGGCCGGTTCATGGCCGCGTTTGTTCGGGCGACCAAGCCCGTTTCGACATCACCGACATCAGGGGCCTGTTGTGGTCCCGACTGCTGCCCATAA
- a CDS encoding metallophosphoesterase family protein, translated as MRYALISDIHANLHALDAVLADIDARKGIAAIYHLGDLVGYSAFPNEVVDRLRARAIAGIAGNYDSTVGTDYKHCGCKVESPRQEELAHISYEYTRQAVSLATKQYLATLPFSIDLRPLGGHLKGPRLMLVHGTPTLNTLYWTADRSDEFCLTMAKNAGLNAGDMVAFGHTHKPWYREVGGVHFVNTGSVGRPKDGDARAGYVIVDLGGTAPEIEFVRVPYDVDAAVQAVAAAGLPEGFGDFLRSGGAPAL; from the coding sequence ATGCGCTACGCTCTCATCTCAGATATTCACGCCAACCTGCATGCACTGGATGCGGTGCTGGCGGACATTGATGCGCGAAAGGGCATCGCGGCGATCTACCACCTGGGCGATCTCGTCGGATACTCAGCGTTCCCCAACGAAGTCGTTGACCGACTGCGTGCACGGGCGATCGCCGGCATCGCGGGCAACTACGACAGTACGGTTGGCACCGACTACAAGCATTGTGGCTGCAAGGTCGAAAGCCCAAGGCAGGAAGAGCTGGCGCATATCAGCTATGAATACACCAGGCAGGCCGTTTCTCTCGCGACAAAGCAGTATCTCGCCACGCTGCCATTCTCGATCGATCTGCGTCCGCTCGGCGGGCATCTGAAAGGCCCACGGCTCATGCTCGTCCATGGCACGCCGACTCTGAACACGCTCTACTGGACGGCCGACCGCTCGGATGAGTTCTGTCTGACGATGGCGAAGAATGCTGGCTTGAATGCCGGCGATATGGTCGCCTTCGGTCACACGCACAAGCCGTGGTACCGGGAAGTTGGCGGTGTGCATTTCGTCAACACGGGCAGCGTCGGCCGCCCCAAGGATGGAGATGCCCGTGCAGGCTACGTGATTGTCGATCTCGGTGGCACTGCTCCAGAGATTGAGTTTGTGCGCGTGCCCTACGACGTGGATGCGGCCGTTCAGGCCGTGGCTGCTGCTGGATTGCCAGAAGGGTTTGGAGATTTTCTGCGCAGTGGTGGTGCGCCTGCGCTATGA
- the arsB gene encoding ACR3 family arsenite efflux transporter, translating into MSSSVSPATPVTVSVTGRLSTIDRLLPVWILLAMIAGVLLGRLVPDLGAILDRVQVAGVSVPIAIGLLWMMYPVLAKVRYETIADHVRDGRLLWTSLLLNWVVGPLLMLGLAWLFLPDLPEYRNGLVLIGLARCIAMVLIWNSLACGSAELAAVLVALNSVFQILTYSVLGWLFLTVIPGWFGGTTAVLDVTMGPIAVSVLVFLGIPLLAGYLTRRLLVARRGNGWYESVFLPRIGPTALLGLLYTIVLMFAMQGHRLVELPLDVVRISVPLLVYFLLMFGFGFWFSRRMGFDYESTTALAFTATGNNFELAIAVAVATFGIGSGEALAAVVGPLIEVPALIGLVHVALWARQRFFRQTRIQDPRGGRSAHGGEGRRSHGSGA; encoded by the coding sequence ATGAGCTCCTCGGTGTCTCCAGCTACTCCTGTCACGGTGTCGGTCACTGGTCGATTGTCGACTATCGACCGCCTGCTGCCAGTGTGGATTCTCTTGGCGATGATCGCCGGGGTGCTGTTGGGGCGTCTCGTTCCCGATCTCGGCGCGATACTGGATCGCGTTCAGGTCGCAGGCGTATCGGTGCCGATTGCAATCGGCTTGTTGTGGATGATGTACCCGGTTCTGGCTAAGGTGCGATACGAAACCATTGCCGATCATGTCCGCGACGGTCGGCTGCTGTGGACCTCTTTGCTGCTGAACTGGGTCGTGGGCCCGCTGCTCATGCTGGGGCTTGCCTGGCTGTTTCTCCCTGATCTTCCGGAGTATCGCAACGGCCTCGTTCTCATTGGGCTGGCGCGCTGTATCGCGATGGTGCTGATCTGGAACTCATTGGCGTGCGGCTCCGCGGAATTGGCGGCGGTGCTCGTAGCTCTCAACTCTGTCTTTCAGATCCTCACCTATTCTGTGCTGGGATGGCTCTTTCTCACCGTCATCCCGGGCTGGTTCGGTGGAACGACCGCCGTTCTTGATGTCACGATGGGGCCGATCGCGGTCAGCGTCCTCGTCTTTCTCGGAATTCCTCTGCTCGCGGGCTATCTCACACGTCGCCTGCTCGTGGCTCGTCGCGGCAACGGGTGGTATGAGAGCGTCTTCTTGCCCCGGATCGGACCGACTGCGCTACTGGGCCTGCTGTACACCATCGTGCTGATGTTTGCGATGCAGGGGCATCGTCTCGTTGAATTGCCGCTCGACGTGGTCCGTATTTCTGTCCCGCTGCTCGTGTACTTCCTGCTGATGTTCGGCTTCGGTTTCTGGTTTTCGCGCCGGATGGGTTTCGACTATGAGAGCACCACGGCTCTGGCCTTTACCGCGACCGGCAACAATTTCGAACTGGCGATTGCCGTAGCTGTGGCGACGTTCGGCATCGGATCGGGGGAAGCTCTGGCGGCCGTGGTAGGACCGTTGATCGAAGTGCCCGCGCTTATTGGTCTCGTGCATGTGGCGCTCTGGGCACGACAGCGCTTTTTCAGGCAAACGAGGATTCAGGACCCGCGCGGTGGCAGATCAGCTCACGGCGGAGAGGGGCGCCGTTCCCACGGCAGTGGTGCGTAA
- a CDS encoding IS3-like element ISGau2 family transposase (programmed frameshift): MKKSRFTDSQIIAVLKEAELGTPVPELCRSHSISSATFNKWRAKFGGMDVSMVTRMKELEEENRRRKKMYAEAQLSTDLLKEALGKKMVRPSQRRAMAHHAVNAQRTTIRHACATFALSETCYRYQRKHADENAVIADWLVRLTTAYRTWGFGLCFLHLRNVRGFTWNHKRVYRIYRSLELNLRISPRKRLMRATPAPLAVPDAINQTWSMDFMHDQLRDGRTFRLFNVIDDFNREGLLIEADLSLPAERVVRALNQLITWRGQPQRIRCDNGPEYIGHVMHAWAKQRHIQLDFIQPGKPQQNAYVERYNRTVRHDWLSQWLFDSIADVQESATRWLWTYNNDRPNMALGGITPSMKLTRVA, from the exons ATGAAGAAGTCACGATTTACGGACAGCCAGATCATCGCGGTCTTGAAGGAGGCGGAGCTCGGGACACCGGTGCCGGAGCTCTGCCGATCGCACAGCATCAGCTCGGCGACGTTCAATAAATGGCGCGCCAAATTCGGGGGCATGGACGTGTCCATGGTCACGCGGATGAAAGAGCTGGAGGAAGAGAATCGGCGACGCAAGAAGATGTATGCCGAGGCGCAGCTCAGCACCGATCTCCTGAAGGAAGCCCTCG GCAAAAAAATGGTGAGGCCATCGCAACGTCGCGCGATGGCCCACCACGCCGTGAATGCGCAGCGCACCACCATCCGCCACGCGTGCGCGACGTTCGCGCTCAGCGAGACGTGCTATCGGTATCAGCGCAAACACGCCGACGAGAATGCCGTGATCGCCGACTGGCTGGTGCGGCTTACGACGGCGTATCGCACGTGGGGCTTCGGCTTGTGCTTCTTGCATCTGCGCAACGTGCGAGGGTTCACCTGGAACCACAAACGCGTGTATCGCATCTATCGTTCACTCGAACTGAACCTCCGCATCAGCCCGCGGAAGCGGCTCATGCGCGCCACGCCGGCACCTTTGGCGGTGCCTGACGCGATCAATCAGACGTGGTCGATGGATTTCATGCACGACCAACTCCGCGATGGACGCACGTTTCGTCTCTTCAACGTGATCGACGACTTCAATCGCGAAGGCCTCCTGATCGAGGCCGATCTGTCGCTTCCCGCGGAACGCGTCGTGCGAGCGCTCAATCAGCTCATCACGTGGCGTGGACAGCCGCAACGTATTCGCTGTGACAACGGCCCCGAGTACATCGGGCACGTCATGCACGCGTGGGCCAAGCAACGCCACATCCAGCTCGATTTCATTCAGCCTGGGAAGCCCCAACAGAACGCGTACGTCGAACGCTACAATCGCACGGTACGGCACGACTGGCTATCGCAGTGGCTCTTCGACAGCATCGCCGACGTGCAGGAATCCGCGACACGCTGGCTCTGGACATACAACAACGATCGACCGAATATGGCCCTGGGTGGCATCACCCCGAGCATGAAACTCACACGCGTAGCCTAG
- a CDS encoding sigma-70 family RNA polymerase sigma factor, with protein MTEVKRKRRRAAPAGIAPSEPERDILDQYLYEVSTYPLLKAAEEIELAKKIRAGDQDALQELVKRNLRFVISVAKKYQNRGLPLIDLIGEGNVGLLTAARKFDPDQGVKFISYAVWWIRQAILSSLARQGRTVRVPLNRTADLSRIIKASEILRQKLRREPSPEELAQVTGLSVDVVQSLAALNTGDVRLDAPMDPDGDRSLIERFVADEMPDTEEEAMNRFLTDEIEQALSTLPPRDAKVLRLYFGLEGGREHTLEEIGSMLGVTRERVRQLRDRALKRLREGDVGRALSSFAA; from the coding sequence ATGACTGAAGTCAAGCGGAAGCGCCGTCGCGCTGCCCCCGCCGGCATCGCACCCAGCGAGCCGGAACGCGACATCCTCGACCAGTACCTGTACGAAGTCAGCACCTATCCGCTCCTCAAGGCCGCTGAAGAAATCGAGCTGGCCAAGAAGATCCGTGCCGGCGATCAGGACGCGCTCCAGGAACTGGTCAAGCGCAATCTCCGTTTCGTCATCTCCGTTGCCAAAAAGTACCAGAACCGCGGCCTGCCCCTCATCGACCTGATCGGGGAAGGCAACGTCGGTCTGCTCACGGCGGCCCGGAAGTTCGATCCCGATCAGGGCGTCAAGTTCATCTCGTACGCCGTGTGGTGGATCCGGCAGGCCATCCTGTCGTCGCTGGCTCGCCAGGGACGCACCGTGCGTGTGCCGCTCAACCGCACCGCCGACCTGTCGCGCATCATCAAGGCCTCCGAAATCCTCCGCCAGAAGCTCCGCCGTGAGCCCTCGCCGGAAGAACTCGCGCAGGTCACCGGTCTGTCGGTCGACGTCGTGCAGTCCCTCGCCGCCCTGAACACCGGCGACGTGCGCCTCGACGCGCCCATGGATCCCGATGGCGATCGCTCGCTCATCGAGCGCTTCGTGGCCGACGAGATGCCCGACACGGAAGAGGAGGCCATGAACCGCTTCCTCACCGATGAAATCGAGCAGGCGCTGTCCACGCTGCCCCCGCGCGATGCCAAGGTGCTTCGCCTCTACTTCGGTCTCGAAGGCGGACGCGAACATACCCTCGAAGAGATCGGCTCCATGCTCGGCGTTACCCGCGAGCGCGTGCGTCAGTTGCGTGACCGGGCGCTCAAGCGGCTGCGTGAGGGTGATGTGGGTCGCGCCTTGTCCAGCTTTGCCGCGTAA
- a CDS encoding ABC transporter ATP-binding protein — translation MIEFKDVHKAFGPKQVLRGFSLQVEEGETMVIIGYSGTGKSVAIKHIVGLLEPDAGEVWVDGKRVDTLARKDLYALRGSIGYVFQFAALFDSMTIGENVAMGLRKQGTLSESEITARVAEALNLVDLPDVQNRMPAELSGGMRKRVGIARAIALRPKYILYDEPTTGLDPVTSATIDALMVRMREQLGVTGIVITHDMRSAYTVGTRIAMLYEGKVRAVGTVKEIQETTDPLIRQFIEGRATLEGSAPLIGTDAALKAATEVGAAIAAEVEAESEQATARPGGLR, via the coding sequence ATGATCGAGTTCAAGGACGTCCACAAGGCCTTTGGCCCCAAGCAGGTGCTCCGCGGCTTCTCCCTTCAGGTCGAAGAAGGAGAAACCATGGTCATCATCGGCTATTCGGGCACCGGCAAGTCCGTCGCCATCAAACACATCGTTGGCCTGCTCGAACCCGATGCCGGCGAAGTGTGGGTCGATGGCAAGCGTGTCGACACGTTGGCCCGCAAGGATCTCTACGCCCTGCGTGGCAGCATCGGCTACGTCTTCCAGTTCGCGGCGCTCTTCGACTCCATGACCATCGGCGAGAATGTCGCCATGGGACTGCGCAAGCAGGGCACCCTCTCGGAATCCGAGATCACGGCCCGCGTCGCGGAAGCGCTCAACCTCGTCGATCTGCCGGATGTGCAGAATCGCATGCCGGCCGAGTTGTCTGGTGGCATGCGCAAGCGTGTTGGTATCGCGCGCGCGATTGCCCTGCGCCCCAAGTACATCCTGTACGACGAACCGACCACCGGCCTCGACCCGGTCACGTCGGCGACCATCGATGCGCTGATGGTCCGTATGCGTGAGCAGCTTGGCGTGACGGGGATCGTCATCACGCACGACATGCGCAGCGCGTACACGGTGGGCACGCGCATTGCCATGCTGTACGAAGGCAAGGTGCGCGCCGTGGGCACGGTGAAGGAAATCCAGGAGACCACGGATCCGCTCATCCGGCAGTTCATCGAAGGGCGTGCCACGCTCGAAGGCAGTGCGCCGCTCATTGGCACCGATGCTGCTCTCAAAGCGGCCACGGAAGTGGGCGCCGCGATTGCGGCCGAAGTGGAAGCCGAAAGCGAACAGGCCACCGCACGTCCGGGCGGCCTGCGCTGA
- a CDS encoding NUDIX hydrolase → MSSPSRNPRKRSSRARLETSAGGVVYRLQGGVPYFLLIRDSYRNWGFPKGHLETDESPDTAAVREVREETGLTDVTLDGAIDTIDWFFRFRGRLVHKVCHFFLMHTDVERTTPQRAEGITACRWVAFDEASTLVSYANARDVLRLANAMVHGIDPSRDPASA, encoded by the coding sequence ATGTCATCACCCTCCCGCAATCCGCGCAAGCGCTCGTCGCGTGCGCGCCTCGAGACATCGGCGGGAGGAGTCGTCTATCGGCTGCAGGGCGGGGTGCCGTACTTCCTGCTCATTCGTGACAGCTATCGGAATTGGGGATTTCCCAAGGGACATCTCGAGACCGATGAGTCGCCCGACACCGCCGCCGTGCGCGAAGTTCGTGAAGAAACCGGACTGACGGACGTCACGCTCGACGGGGCCATCGATACCATCGATTGGTTCTTCCGTTTCCGCGGCCGACTCGTGCACAAGGTGTGTCATTTTTTTCTCATGCACACCGACGTGGAACGCACCACACCACAGCGTGCCGAAGGCATCACGGCGTGCCGATGGGTGGCTTTCGACGAAGCCTCGACGCTGGTGTCGTATGCCAACGCGCGCGACGTGCTGCGGCTGGCGAATGCGATGGTGCACGGCATCGACCCCTCGCGCGATCCGGCGTCGGCATGA
- a CDS encoding helix-turn-helix transcriptional regulator — MKVTARTTTDPTAGGLCLITLLRRERARALVRTAFPRRRAHLISARAATEVEEHLLKDLVDAVIIDAGAGDDVQRLLARAEEFSSIPFFLVTPLLPADAPLLARAAEAGVCEILIEGVDDTVARDLVARRAFSTRFERALGAPPPSLHLETALQLAVWQSVVRRAGRPVRTDQLAKELSVSREHLSRSFAVGQAPTLKKVIDLVRVLAAAELSKNAGFDVRDVAQVLGFASSSHLSSTTQRLVGAKASSLSRLRTMDLLQRFERHAATADDPSESLSESPAERTTVDEAPPAPIV; from the coding sequence ATGAAGGTGACTGCTCGCACGACTACGGACCCGACCGCAGGCGGGTTGTGCCTGATCACGTTGCTGCGTCGTGAGCGCGCACGTGCCCTCGTGCGCACGGCCTTTCCCCGTCGACGTGCCCATCTGATCAGTGCCCGCGCCGCCACCGAGGTCGAGGAGCACCTGCTCAAGGATCTCGTCGACGCGGTGATCATCGATGCCGGTGCCGGCGACGATGTCCAGCGGTTGCTCGCGCGCGCTGAAGAATTCTCGAGCATTCCGTTTTTTCTGGTGACGCCCCTGCTGCCCGCGGATGCGCCCCTCCTGGCCCGCGCCGCCGAGGCGGGAGTGTGCGAGATCCTGATCGAAGGGGTGGACGACACCGTGGCCCGAGACCTCGTGGCCCGTCGCGCGTTCTCCACGCGCTTCGAACGGGCACTGGGCGCGCCTCCGCCGTCCCTGCACCTGGAAACCGCCCTGCAGCTCGCGGTCTGGCAAAGTGTGGTCCGTCGCGCCGGCCGGCCGGTGCGCACCGATCAGTTGGCCAAGGAGCTCAGTGTCTCGCGGGAACACCTGTCCCGCAGCTTCGCGGTGGGGCAGGCACCAACCCTCAAGAAGGTCATCGACCTGGTGCGGGTGCTGGCGGCGGCCGAACTGTCCAAGAATGCCGGCTTCGATGTCCGGGACGTGGCTCAGGTCCTGGGGTTCGCCAGCTCGTCGCACCTGTCCAGCACCACCCAACGCCTCGTGGGGGCCAAAGCCTCCAGTCTCTCCCGTCTGCGGACCATGGACCTGCTGCAGCGCTTCGAGCGCCATGCGGCCACGGCCGATGACCCGTCCGAGTCGCTGTCCGAGTCGCCGGCCGAACGGACCACGGTGGACGAGGCACCGCCGGCCCCGATCGTGTAA
- the atpA gene encoding F0F1 ATP synthase subunit alpha has translation MASQTALRPGEIKDILLREIQAADLADLNVEEVGSVLEVKDGIARVYGLGKVMAGEMLEFTSSETKQVITGMALNLEEDNIGAVILGDYLQLKEGDEVRRTARVLEVPVGPELIGRVVDPLGRPIDGLGEIRTSHFRKVESPAPGIIVRQPVKEPLQTGIKAIDSMIPIGRGQRELIIGDRSTGKTAVAIDTIINQKGQGVICVYVAIGQKASTIASVVEKLRQAGALEYTIVVAASASDPAPMLYIAPYSGCSMAEYFMYHEGKPTLCVYDDLSKQAAAYRQLSLVLRRPPGREAYPGDVFYLHSRLLERAAKLREDDGVVDGKTIFKAGGSLTALPIIETQAGDVSAYIPTNVISITDGQIFLETDLFNAGIRPAVNVGISVSRVGGSAQTKAMKGVAGRLRLDLAQFRELEAFAAFASDLDAATKRQLDRGARTVEILKQGQYSPLPFEEQVAVIYAVTNGFLDTVPTTRVRAWEKGFLEYVKTQFPQVLDGMRSSKALSKDSEADLKRAIEQFTKSFAA, from the coding sequence ATGGCCTCCCAGACCGCGCTGCGTCCCGGCGAAATCAAGGACATCCTCCTCCGCGAGATCCAAGCGGCGGACCTCGCTGATCTCAATGTCGAGGAAGTCGGTTCCGTTCTCGAAGTGAAGGACGGTATCGCCCGCGTTTATGGCCTGGGTAAGGTCATGGCCGGCGAAATGCTCGAGTTCACTTCGTCGGAAACCAAGCAGGTCATCACCGGCATGGCGCTGAACCTCGAAGAGGACAACATCGGCGCCGTCATCCTGGGTGATTATCTGCAGCTCAAGGAAGGCGACGAAGTGCGTCGCACCGCACGCGTGCTCGAAGTGCCGGTCGGTCCGGAGCTCATCGGCCGCGTCGTCGATCCCCTTGGTCGTCCGATCGACGGCCTCGGCGAGATCCGCACGAGCCACTTCCGCAAGGTTGAATCGCCGGCGCCGGGCATCATCGTCCGTCAGCCCGTGAAGGAGCCGCTGCAGACCGGCATCAAGGCCATCGACTCGATGATTCCGATCGGCCGCGGTCAGCGTGAGCTCATCATCGGCGATCGTTCCACGGGCAAGACGGCCGTGGCGATCGATACGATCATCAATCAGAAGGGCCAGGGCGTCATCTGCGTGTACGTCGCCATCGGTCAGAAGGCGTCCACCATTGCCTCCGTGGTCGAGAAGCTGCGCCAGGCCGGCGCGCTCGAGTACACCATCGTCGTCGCGGCGTCCGCATCCGATCCGGCGCCGATGCTGTACATCGCGCCCTACTCGGGTTGCTCGATGGCCGAGTACTTCATGTACCACGAGGGCAAGCCCACGTTGTGCGTGTACGACGACTTGTCGAAGCAGGCCGCGGCGTATCGCCAGCTCTCGCTCGTGCTGCGTCGTCCGCCGGGACGCGAAGCGTATCCGGGTGACGTGTTCTATCTCCACAGCCGTTTGCTCGAGCGCGCAGCCAAGCTGCGCGAAGACGACGGGGTGGTCGATGGCAAGACGATCTTCAAGGCGGGTGGTTCGCTCACCGCGCTGCCGATCATCGAAACGCAGGCCGGTGACGTGTCGGCATACATCCCGACGAACGTCATCTCCATCACCGACGGTCAGATCTTCCTCGAGACCGACCTGTTCAATGCCGGCATCCGCCCGGCCGTGAACGTCGGCATCTCGGTGTCCCGCGTCGGTGGTTCGGCCCAGACGAAGGCCATGAAGGGTGTCGCCGGTCGTCTGCGTCTCGATCTCGCGCAGTTCCGCGAACTCGAAGCGTTTGCCGCCTTCGCCTCCGATCTCGATGCGGCCACCAAGCGTCAGCTCGATCGTGGTGCCCGTACGGTGGAAATCCTCAAGCAGGGCCAGTACTCGCCGCTGCCGTTCGAAGAGCAGGTGGCGGTGATCTACGCCGTGACCAACGGTTTCCTCGACACCGTGCCGACGACCCGTGTGCGCGCGTGGGAGAAGGGCTTCCTCGAGTACGTGAAGACCCAGTTCCCGCAGGTGCTCGACGGCATGCGCAGCAGCAAGGCACTGTCGAAGGACAGCGAGGCCGACCTGAAGCGCGCGATCGAGCAGTTCACCAAGTCGTTCGCGGCCTGA
- the atpG gene encoding ATP synthase F1 subunit gamma codes for MAKGKELKGRIRSTENTRKITRTMEMVATSKLKRATDRVAAARPYALALGEVLSHVYSPELADRFPLLRRPAAPRTVALVILTANRGLCGAFNANLIKEARSRIAELEAKGLTVELHVVGRKGVGFFRYVNRAIASQRTDITDKPSAADAASLIDGLMQRFAAGSIDAVYITYAKYLSALSAPPATEQVLPVAPPTAKAEGGVQHDFILAPSADAILEALLPLYVRNAVYRALVETEAGFQSAQRTAMKNATDNATELLQVLKRTYNSARQAQITQEIAEIVGGASALQG; via the coding sequence ATGGCTAAGGGCAAGGAGCTCAAGGGGCGTATCCGCTCCACTGAGAATACGCGGAAGATCACGCGCACCATGGAAATGGTCGCGACGTCGAAGCTGAAGCGTGCCACCGATCGTGTCGCGGCGGCACGGCCGTACGCGCTGGCGCTCGGTGAAGTGCTCTCGCATGTGTATTCGCCCGAGCTGGCCGACCGGTTCCCGTTGTTGCGGCGTCCCGCGGCACCACGCACGGTCGCACTCGTGATCCTGACGGCCAATCGTGGTCTCTGTGGCGCGTTCAACGCGAATCTCATCAAAGAAGCGCGTTCCCGGATCGCGGAGCTCGAAGCGAAGGGGCTGACCGTTGAACTGCATGTGGTCGGCCGCAAGGGTGTCGGTTTCTTCCGCTATGTCAACCGCGCCATCGCCTCGCAGCGCACCGATATCACCGACAAGCCGTCGGCGGCTGATGCGGCCTCACTGATCGACGGCCTCATGCAGCGCTTTGCGGCCGGCTCCATCGACGCCGTGTACATCACGTACGCGAAGTATCTCTCGGCGCTGTCGGCGCCACCGGCCACCGAACAGGTGTTGCCCGTGGCTCCGCCGACGGCCAAGGCCGAGGGCGGCGTGCAGCACGACTTCATCCTCGCGCCGTCGGCCGACGCGATCCTGGAAGCGCTGCTTCCCCTCTACGTGCGCAATGCGGTGTATCGCGCGCTCGTGGAGACCGAGGCGGGCTTCCAGAGCGCGCAGCGGACCGCGATGAAGAATGCGACGGACAATGCGACCGAGTTGTTGCAGGTGCTCAAGCGCACCTACAACTCGGCGCGTCAGGCGCAAATCACGCAGGAAATCGCCGAAATCGTCGGCGGTGCATCGGCACTGCAGGGCTGA